The Trachemys scripta elegans isolate TJP31775 chromosome 6, CAS_Tse_1.0, whole genome shotgun sequence genome includes a window with the following:
- the AK3 gene encoding GTP:AMP phosphotransferase AK3, mitochondrial isoform X2 yields the protein MTRLMLNELKNLHRYHWLLDGFPRTVPQAEALDETCQIDTVINLDVPFETIKQRLTARWIHPGSGRVYNLEFNPPKDVGLDDITREPLVQRDDDKPETVTKRLKAYEAQTKPVLDYYRNKGVLESFSGTETNKIWPMVHAFLQTKLPEVSQEEAAPHR from the exons ATGACTCGGCTGATGCTGAATGAGCTGAAAAATCTACACCGGTACCACTGGCTACTGGATG GTTTTCCCAGAACAGTTCCACAGGCAGAAGCTCTGGATGAAACATGTCAGATAGATACTGTGATTAACTTGGATGTGCCATTTGAGACCATTAAACAACGGCTCACTGCACGCTGGATCCATCCTGGTAGTGGCAGAGTCTACAATCTTGAATTCAATCCTCCCAAAGATGTT GGCCTTGATGATATTACCAGAGAGCCACTTGTTCAGCGTGATGATGATAAGCCAGAGACTGTTACCAAGAGACTGAAGGCTTATGAGGCACAGACAAAGCCTGTTCTGGACTATTACCG GAATAAAGGTGTACTGGAATCTTTCTCTGGAACAGAAACCAATAAGATCTGGCCAATGGTGCATGCTTTCCTCCAAACCAAATTACCAGAAGTGAGCCAGGAGGAAGCTGCCCCACACAGATGA
- the AK3 gene encoding GTP:AMP phosphotransferase AK3, mitochondrial isoform X1 produces MVVRQLLRAVIMGPPGSGKGTVSSRIVKHFALKHLSSGDLLRDNLQRRTEVGVIAKTYIDQGQLIPDDIMTRLMLNELKNLHRYHWLLDGFPRTVPQAEALDETCQIDTVINLDVPFETIKQRLTARWIHPGSGRVYNLEFNPPKDVGLDDITREPLVQRDDDKPETVTKRLKAYEAQTKPVLDYYRNKGVLESFSGTETNKIWPMVHAFLQTKLPEVSQEEAAPHR; encoded by the exons ATGGTGGTGCGGCAGCTGCTGCGGGCCGTGATCATGGGCCCGCCGGGCTCCGGCAAGGGCACCGTGTCCTCCCGCATAGTCAAGCACTTCGCCCTGAAGCACCTCTCCAGCGGGGACCTGCTCCGGGACAACCTGCAGAGAAGGACAG AGGTTGGTGTCATTGCCAAGACCTACATTGATCAAGGGCAGCTTATTCCAGATGACATCATGACTCGGCTGATGCTGAATGAGCTGAAAAATCTACACCGGTACCACTGGCTACTGGATG GTTTTCCCAGAACAGTTCCACAGGCAGAAGCTCTGGATGAAACATGTCAGATAGATACTGTGATTAACTTGGATGTGCCATTTGAGACCATTAAACAACGGCTCACTGCACGCTGGATCCATCCTGGTAGTGGCAGAGTCTACAATCTTGAATTCAATCCTCCCAAAGATGTT GGCCTTGATGATATTACCAGAGAGCCACTTGTTCAGCGTGATGATGATAAGCCAGAGACTGTTACCAAGAGACTGAAGGCTTATGAGGCACAGACAAAGCCTGTTCTGGACTATTACCG GAATAAAGGTGTACTGGAATCTTTCTCTGGAACAGAAACCAATAAGATCTGGCCAATGGTGCATGCTTTCCTCCAAACCAAATTACCAGAAGTGAGCCAGGAGGAAGCTGCCCCACACAGATGA